The window ACAGCCTGACCTGCAGGGGTTGGCTCAGCGgctgctgccccttctctcctcccctctcgctGAGCAGGGAAATCTCCCACAACAGGCTGCAAACGCCCTCATCCCTTCTCTGGACAAtggctctctctagctcttcCAGCCGGGCCAGCAgatgctgttcctgctcctccagaCACCCtcgcagctcctgccactccctgACGATCTTCTGCCTCTCGGCTGCCGTCTGTTTCTGCAACAGGGAGAGGGCGGCTCAGTAACAGGGGAacacagaacataagaatagccagactgagtcagaccaaaggtccatctagcccagtaccctgtcttctgacagtgccaatgccaggtgccccagagggaatgaacagagcagggaatcatgaagtgatcatcccctgccgcccattcccagcttctggcaaacagaggttagggacaccattcctgctcatcctggctaatagccactaatggacctatcttccatgcacttctccagttctttttagaaccctgttagtgtcttggcttcacaacatcctctggcaaggagttccacaggttgactgtgcgttttgtgaagaaatacttccttttgtttgttttaaatctgctgcctattcatttcactgagtgacccctagttcttgtgttatgaggcagaaacaacacttccttatttactttcaccacacaagtcatgattttatagacctctaccatattcccctccccccaatagtagtctcttttccaagctgaacagtctcaggctttgtctacactggcacatctctcctgctgacaaacagcagctacgctGCGTGCCTgttagcagcacggctgtagtggcacagacgtgtcgctaaaagctgcggcgtgtagccatagcctcagtcttattaatctctcctcatacggaagctgttctggacccttcatcattttgttggccttctctgagccttttccaattccaatgtatttttttgaaatgaggtgaccagatctgcacacagtattcaagatgtagaggtaccatagatttatatagaggcaataggatattttctgttttattgtctatccctttcctaatgattccccacattctgtttgcttttttgactggcgctgcacattgagtggatgtttccagagaactatccacagcgactccaaaatctcttttttgagtggtaacagctaatttagaccccatcattttatgtccATTTGATATTATcttttcctatgtgcattactttgcatttatcaacaccgaAATTCATCTGCTCGGTAAATGGGGAACATCATAAATGCGCCTCGAGGCGGGTGGCAGAGTTATTTACCAGAACACAAGATCGCTTGCAGTGAGTGATGGGAAGTTCATTTAtcccaggaagggaggagggatcaGGGCCGGGGTGAGCTGTACATCACCAACAGGAGGGACACTTCTCCCCAAAACCTCATCAACTTGCACTGAGCCAAATcctccatctctgcagcccacatttcatctccttcctccccaaccccccaggaGCTAGAAAGGATCCCTGGTCACTGTGACATCCAGACAGTCCGTGGGCAGGGGCTCTGGCTAACAcagactgaccctctcctgcccagcagcctcctgcATCCTAAGGGCATCATGTTATCCCCGTGTCTGACCCTGCAGGTTCCCTGGACTCCagtggggatgggtccctggctgAGGCTGGCAGGGTGGGCCCTGCATTCACCAGATCATTCTTATGCCAGGCAAACCTCAgtggctggggtctctgggcacctaccagcagctcctCACTTTGTCGCTCCTCCTCGGCTTTAGCTGCTTCTCCCTCTTTTCCCAGAGGGGCCAGATACTTTTGTGGTACctcctggaagaagcaggggaggaagggttagaaactgctgcaaacctcccagctgccagatttcagggcccctcctgccctgcagacGCCTGTGCAGGGTCCCTGGGACTCAGACTGAGAGGAGATGGTGAAACAGGGAGAAGCTTTTCCAGAGAAAAcacagggccccaggctgcagtgacagggctgcagcccaaccccctgctccccggggcctcacccacatcccaggcagccaacttcagacagtccccaactttccccagctccagcccccaaagctcccgcagagccatgtctgaacatggagccccccaacgtccccatcccctagtcctgacccctcaatacaccccaaagctcccgcagagccatatctgaacatggagccccccaacatccccatcccctagtcctgaccccccaatacatcccaaagctcccgcagagccatatctgaacatggagccccccaacatccccatcccctagtcctgaccccccaatacaccccaaagctcccgcagagccatatctgaacatggagccccccaacatccccatgccctagtcctgaccccccaatacatcccaaagctcccgcagagccatgtctgaacatggagccccccaacatccccaacccctagtcctgaccccccaatacaccccaaagctcccacagagccatatctgaacatggagccccccaacatccccatcccctagtcctgaccccccaatacaccccaaagctcccgcagagccatgtctgaacatggagcccccaacatccccatcccctagtcctgacccccaatacaccccaaagctcccgcagagccatatctgaacatggagcccccaacATCCCGAActcctagtcctgaccccccaatacaccccaaagctcccgcagagccatgtctgaacatggagcccccaacATCCCGAActcctagtcctgaccccccaatacactcCAAGCTCCCCCACAGTCACCCCCCAGCCCGGCTCCGACACCCCAGATCCCCCccggctccctctccccctcccgggcccagcctgggctccgagctctgcagccgagccgcgctccgggcccctcctgcagctcccggcccaGCCGCTCCCGGGCTCCGTCTCCCCGGCCCCGCAGCAGGGGCCGCTCCGCTCCGCCAGGGCCActcgccccccgcagccccaggcAGCCCCGCTCCGGCCGCGGGGAGCTCGGGGCGGCCCCTCCCGGCAGGGGCAGGAACAGGAGCGTGTCCCCCCCACgcgtgtccccgccccctgggccCTGCCAGCCCCGCGCTGTCCGCGGCCCCACCGCGCTGCcccgcgggctgcagggctggagcagcctccgCGCTGCGCTCCCTGCCCCGGCCATGGCCCCGCTGCCGGCAcacaggggcggggcggggccgtgcggggggttgggggggcaggaaggggcggctcctccccgggcctggccctgcccccgcctCCGGGCCCCTTGCAGGGGGGTTGGGACAGGCGGGGAAGCGGGGACCCGCCTCAGCTgagaagggggcaggaggggggctggggctccccaggggaaaagcaggggcaggggctggtgctgctgaaccaTCAGCCCAAGGAGCCCCCGGCTGAGAATGCAGCGAGCACGTGTCAGTTCAGCGCTGGAGATGGGGCCCAGCACGTGTcaatcacctgcctctaaagcATCTAAATCCCCTGGGCACAGCTCGCCAGGGCACCGCTTGGGAGCTACACTGGGAATAGATCCTGCAGGAAGCCCCTGTCCcaacagcagagtggtgcagggggagcgtgctgggcccataacccagggATGGATGGATCAAAACTGTCCTTTGCTAGCTTGGGCTTTATTTACAGCCCTGGCAATAATCCAGTTGCCTGCAGTCTGCTCTGCAGAGAAAAGAACAAATTATCTCCCTGTTCACCCTTCCACAGTGATTAAAGGAAGGAATAAAGCCCCTGCCACACAGAGTCCCCTCCTGGAAGGTAAGAAAGTGCAGTGACTGGGGCACCAGCTCAGAGTTGCTAGATTTATGTAacttttggtgatgcccagaatgggtccaagtcctgcccctcccccttcccctccctcaaccTCTGCctaaggtgctgggagggagtttgggtacatgaggtgcaggttctgggatgggcCAGGGAGGCGGTGGCAggttctgggagagagtttgggtgcaggatctgggctggggcagagtgttggggtgtggcacctatcttgggcagctcctgaaagtgacctgCATCCACATCTGGCAGCAACTTctacatggaggaggctggggggtaTCTCCTGGGACCaccacccacaggcaccacccctgcagctcccattgctgcagttccaatggcagagttggcgcTTGGGACAGGGGCAGCGTGTGAGAGACACACCCCGCAGGGacatgccagatgcttctgggagtggtgcgccgtgcagagcgagggtgggcaggaatccgttttagccccactgtgctgctgataGTAATGGCAGGAGCCCCCAGAGCCAGCTGATCTGACTTTCTGATAGGGAAGCCACAggagtggtcatgcacccctcatGAGCAGCTTTGGGGAGTctttttggggctcctggagtaggcggcagagaggtgcagcctcatcacagagtctgtttccctggaagAGAGAGGGGACTGTAGAGTGATCtgtcacctctgtgcagccaggagcctctgctcccctctaccatgctggagcctccacatttatttattggcatatacaatttgcagaattttaaaatattgtgcacagaatttttatttttttggtgcagaacctCCTCAGGAGTGAAACTGACTCAGGGAACCTCCTTGGATTGTCACTCCTTGGTTAACCACTCAaccaccacaccaatgcacagagagtgctactgctatgtgggggtgggggctgggggctggtcaTGCACATTCAGACTGTACGTTCTCCCcgctgctgatttcccatttaggacattagccgttactgacaaggtttgtctgcgTTCTTTTCTTTAGCTCATGCTGCTAGTTACACGGAtcagtactgattttttttttcaaaaatacacaaccccctaaacctgcttttagcaatcagaataatttagtgtcaccttatATTTGtctgccccagtacaaaagaagaggcttttgtgggtttcctgactcagagaatgaaaatgaatgtgtgtcgGGCCACACTGCTGTGGATCGTTGTCAAGCGGAACCCATTGTTGgcactggtagtgtagacacagcctcagactcggtgctggggaggggaaatattgcctctagagtcacccaggggtggtgtgggCTCGAGCGGGTTCTGTGTTGTGTTGTTAAAAAGGATCCCCAAGATATTGAACCCTGGGCCATGTTGCTGCTGACTCCAATTGGCAGAAGGGTCACAGaaagaagcagggggaggggaggagcaccaATTAATTTATGCAATTATTCCGTGAGGCAGAGGCCTGGCAGGAAGGAACTACCTGTGCAAGCACCCTTGGCAGAGAGGGGGATCTGTGATGTCCTCGGCACTGGCGATacagcccagggatggggcaatAAATGGAGCGGGGAAGATTTGTGAGCTGGGAACTCCTCTCCCCAGATAGTTCCCCTGCAGTCCTGTTTCAGGGTCTCTTTTTGCTCTTTCCCTgtgtaacccagtggttctcaaactttttgaactggtgaccccttgcacaaagcaaggtgctgagtgcgaccccccccatcaattcaaaacacattttttcatatttaatattattttaaatgcttaatttataaCCCAATTCTTTAAAATGAGTTTAACTTTTCTCACCACTTTTAAATTCAGCCTAGAACACACTTCGattgaattattgttataagcagaaaagggtttttaaaatagttactgtTCAGTACTGGGGATGTGAAgacatttgtcaatatcacttttcacagcagaatttgctccattgccaccctcatttctgctgcctgcagagctgggcggtttgtgaccccccacataataacgtCACCCCCCCCACGAGGGGCTGTAatccccagtctgagaactcctgggctgcccccttcCCGCTCTGGCTGGGACACTTGACCCCTGTCCCATTCCCAGGGGGCTCGTGCTCTCCTGGAGCTTGGTCGGCTGCTCCTGAGGGGAAccagagccggggagggggggagatgtCAGTGAggccagcagcgctgggagccacagaCACAGGGGGGCAGAGATGGGCTGAGGAGGGGCTACTTGAGAAGAGTCACTTCTCTGCCCGCCCCCAgtgctcccccctgctccccccatcccctggggcctgccttaattcagacagtccctttcccatcatatccctagcacatcagtgattgcaatagcagggggcaggttttctctgaggcactgagctttgccagggggttggtggctcctttctttcctcaccctggagtaaactcagctctttattccatccttgatgtttcatggaataacaacagcagcatgaAGAAAGTGGTGGGCACagcgggtctcaggggaggggcagagaggtgcaagcggtgggctgggctgggctgggcaggggaggtgcagagagctgtgggtggtgggcagtgcaggtcaggggaggggaagagaggtgcgAGTAGTAGGCAGATcaggtctcaggtgaggggcagagaggtgtgggtggcaggcaggatggatgcacaggaggagcagagaggtgtgggtggtgagcaggacaggggacaaagaggtgtgggtggtgggcagagcaggtgtcaggggaggggcagagaggtgtgggtggcaggcaggatgggtgtcgtgggaggggcagagaggtgtgagtagTGGACagtgcaggtctcaggggaggggcagagaggtgtgggtggtgggcaggacaggggacaaagaggtgtgggtggtgggcaggacaggggacaaagaggtgcGGGTGGTGGGCAGACTTTGGGGCAGAGGGTGTAGAGGCAcgagcagcaggcaggaggcctcaggggaggagaggagcaagcaagagGCGGACtagcttctagggagcttccagcgcTCACGTCCAGCCTCCCCACATGCAAGAGTCACGGGCCACctctctgggtcttcactaaccaagcccctccccaagctgtgttgctgggagaagccctcctgttcacaCAGCTGAATCTGCATCAGGATTcagttgatataactgcattgctcagggtgtgtgtgaattttttacacccctgtgtaatgtagttacacccaccaaattttgtagcatagacctgtccaaagaatcactcACACAAACCTTGGGAGtaaaacgtcacctgctcctctgctttacagaatccaaacacaagcaaagcttgtccgGCCCCTGTGGGGGTTGGCAGACtgtcaggtgtgggcagataggctgctttaaataacagcaggcaccatgggtTAGTTGGTTAAAGCACCTGctcagtaaacaggagatcctgagtTCAACTCACGGTGGTGCCTTGttgactggttgttggggcacctggtattggctactgtcagaagacaagattcagagctagatgggcctttggtctagcccagtgtggtttttcttatggtttaaataacactcacaggcactggtaatagagttactgaaagtttgggagttaggaggggGTAGATCAGTgatccagtccccacacagatgaacccctccctctgggacaggggcaggtctgagctctcacccaaatgctcattgtggctgccagaatctgtgagcagcttgtttagtttacaCCAAAGATTGAGTCCTGCTTTGCGCaccatgtgtgagaatgaaaaacctaaactgcattttgaaataacgaatgcagtaggacgtgttattgtccctgccccaaagcagacagaccaatggagaaatgccgtcaagtccaaggtaatactccactgccattttaccttttttgctcaCTAAACTCCTTCTTATGTGCCctgcccaggctgtcctctgcctcagctgctgctcccggcctgctctagagtcaaacatgcagggcccccagggcaacagaggctgggacagggtaGCAGCCTGGATTGgtctgggaagatgctgggagttctcgttccctgagaactggtccGGCTCCCTTCTCAATAGCAAACAAATCAACTCCACGTCCTCTCCCCAGAAAAATCAACctagagccaagggcagcaggggacgattccctctagttcccaccgaggcaggagagaacccagggtgtttctagcagagcttatggaactgacgtggggaaaccaacctttaataacaggcagttccagtttaagcttAGTGTTTTTagcaatttctacaacattaaaaaacccttcaatcgtagtgtcaccatccataaaatttgcttcagccttataggttcccaagtgcacaaataaacatctcttcaaatccaagggagtgaagatcagtcaatgttcagagtcatcccacataaaagaaccatgttgtggtacatacggaccccatcatgtggccatctcttttccctcctctctgttaaaagttttagtattttgcacagaaactttcttccctcaggagagacctgggaaccagggctgccaaccagccaaacacctttaagaggaggcgtaatctgtcaaaaagtgatctccctccttcagttcagtgacaccctgaaatgttacttatcagggcagagccggaggattgaaagc is drawn from Gopherus flavomarginatus isolate rGopFla2 chromosome 13 unlocalized genomic scaffold, rGopFla2.mat.asm SUPER_13_unloc_2, whole genome shotgun sequence and contains these coding sequences:
- the LOC127041342 gene encoding E3 ubiquitin-protein ligase TRIM7-like isoform X2; translation: MAGAGSAARRLLQPCSPRGSAEVPQKYLAPLGKEGEAAKAEEERQSEELLKQTAAERQKIVREWQELRGCLEEQEQHLLARLEELERAIVQRRDEGVCSLLWEISLLSERGGEKGQQPLSQPLQGVGSTGGREDRTFWKLEPSFAELEKRLSDFSLKSAMLQEVVLRLKETLRRGLGSDTGTCLSLTGHGEISDQ
- the LOC127041342 gene encoding E3 ubiquitin-protein ligase TRIM7-like isoform X1 yields the protein MAGAGSAARRLLQPCSPRGSAEVPQKYLAPLGKEGEAAKAEEERQSEELLKQTAAERQKIVREWQELRGCLEEQEQHLLARLEELERAIVQRRDEGVCSLLWEISLLSERGGEKGQQPLSQPLQGVGSTGGSREDRTFWKLEPSFAELEKRLSDFSLKSAMLQEVVLRLKETLRRGLGSDTGTCLSLTGHGEISDQ